The Ciconia boyciana chromosome 17, ASM3463844v1, whole genome shotgun sequence genome contains a region encoding:
- the HASPIN gene encoding serine/threonine-protein kinase haspin — protein sequence MPLQPRLLRTYSRRGGHLRPLPAADRWISPPQDRKRFFSSTSAGSSTASAGSSTFSAPSDDPDFSPPGKRRRQPLGKRPARPWRLRTRRGGAAAKENRPPGPAVPASPSPSPSPSPSPSPCGAARRRQGPPCGARRPLLCSTPQWPPPRRRPRRRPRSPAELGALLLLSTSAEGGSGLGGSLELYSPPRRQRSASAGSAVSSLESSRGDSEQLPPLPGADSAGEEGAGRSCRKGREGSGEAGSAEQKSGRVLRASVRGRCRAQAPSPPQKATTAPQAALPPANGEPQRPAPCDGAAFDEPCDDPRRDSTKGSWPRQRGKTKNYQLTPVVVLDPQEVQVWLTSMKCNKKADIQPACQQPLSPLGLQGTLENKHKSTMVISGEGSTCRKACIRGFSASRWGRQTRLRPKRHKNERQQQPNNSFFRPQMKQKGMKKGVLEMSVVIRDNDYSLLNSSHSWGRVRASLSFHKKKKVTTGESSCNSILCTPSVKPQLSGHQATPSAGEAHCCTWSASSMVLLAPRNSCSALELMLTDAEKVFGECHQEGPIAFEECIPLEKMKDCKKIGEGVFGEVFQIDSERGPVALKIIPIEGTERVNGEPQKSFGEILPEIIISKELSLLSEESVNRTVGFISLYSVHCVQGAYPKYLLEAWDKYHNVMGSENDRPDLFGDEQLFMVLEFEFGGSDLERMRNRFSSVASAKSILHQVTASLAVAEQELHFEHRDLHWGNVLVKKTDVKELNYVLNGTTHTIPTAGIHVNIIDYTLSRLEKDGLTVFCDLSTDKELFEGTGDYQCDIYRQMKAENSNSWTDYHPHSNVLWLHYLSDKLLKGMSYKKKESASAMRKIKQQLNKFHKEVLTFESANEVLQNSSLFQ from the coding sequence atGCCGCTCCAGCCGCGCCTGCTCCGCACCTACTCGCGGCGCGGCGGGCACCTCCGCCCGCTGCCGGCGGCCGACCGATGGATTTCGCCGCCTCAGGACCGCAAGCGGTTCTTCAGCTCGACCTCGGCCGGCTCCAGCACCGCCTCGGCCGGCTCCAGCACCTTCTCCGCCCCCTCGGACGACCCCGACTTCTCGCCGCCCGGCAagcgccgccgccagccgcTGGGTAagcgccccgcccgcccctggCGCCTGCGGAcccgccgcggcggcgcggcggcgaAGGAGAACCGTCCGCCGGGGCCGGCGGTCCCCGCCTCCCCCTCgccctccccgtccccgtccccgtctCCGTCCCCGtgcggcgccgcccgccgccgccaggggCCGCCCTGCGGGGCGCGGCGCCCCCTGCTGTGCAGCACCCCCCAGtggccgcccccgcgccgccggccccgccgccggccccgctcgccGGCCGAGCTCGgggccctgctcctgctcagcaCCAGCGCGGAGGGCGGCTCGGGGCTGGGCGGCAGCCTGGAGCTGTACTCCCCGCCGCGCAGGCAGCGGAGCGCCTCGGCCGGCAGCGCCGTGAGCTCGCTGGAGTCATCTCGGGGAGACTCGGAGCAGCTGCCGCCGTTGCCGGGGGCTGACAGCGCGGGGGAAGAGGGGGCTGGACGGTCCTGTCgaaaaggcagggaagggagcgGTGAGGCGGGCTCGGCGGAGCAGAAGTCCGGCAGGGTTCTGAGGGCGTCGGTGCGGGGACGCTGCCGGGCACAAGCTCCCTCGCCCCCTCAGAAAGCCACCACCGCTCCtcaggcagcgctgcccccTGCTAACGGTGAGCCACAGCGCCCTGCACCCTGTGACGGTGCCGCTTTTGATGAACCGTGTGATGATCCAAGGAGAGATTCAACAAAAGGAAGCTGGCCTCGTCAGAGAGGCAAAACCAAGAACTACCAGCTTACGCCGGTGGTGGTCTTAGACCCTCAAGAAGTGCAAGTGTGGCTGACAAGCATGAAATGCAACAAAAAGGCAGATATTCagcctgcctgccagcagccacTATCTCCTTTGGGCCTTCAAGGAACCTTGGAGAATAAACATAAAAGTACCATGGTCATTTCTGGGGAGGGAAGCACCTGTAGAAAAGCTTGCATCAGGGGCTTCAGTGCCAGCCGGTGGGGGAGGCAAACAAGGCTCCGTccaaaaaggcacaaaaatgagagacagcagcagcccaATAACTCATTTTTCAGACCACAGATGAAGcaaaaaggaatgaagaaggGTGTTCTGGAGATGTCTGTAGTTATAAGAGACAATGACTATTCACTCCTCAATAGCTCCCATTCCTGGGGTAGAGTTCGAGCATCTTTGTCCTTCCataagaagaagaaagttaCCACAGGAGAGAGTTCCTGCAACAGCATCCTTTGTACCCCTTCTGTCAAACCCCAGCTTTCAGGGCACCAAGCAACCCCATCTGCTGGTGAGGCTCACTGCTGCACTTGGTCTGCTTCCTCCATGGTCCTGCTGGCTCCCAGGAATTCCTGTTCTGCCCTGGAGCTAATGCTTACGGATGCAGAGAAGGTGTTTGGGGAATGCCACCAGGAGGGACCTATTGCTTTTGAGGAATGCATTCCTTTAGAGAAGATGAAAGATTGCAAGAAAATTGGAGAAGGGGTGTTTGGAGAGGTCTTCCAGATCGATAGTGAGAGAGGACCTGTggccttaaaaataattcccattGAGGGGACTGAAAGAGTAAACGGTGAACCTCAAAAGAGCTTTGGAGAGATTCTGCCTGagataattatttcaaaagaactCAGTCTTCTGTCTGAAGAGTCTGTGAATAGGACTGTTGGCTTCATCAGCTTGTACTCTGTGCACTGTGTTCAAGGGGCCTATCCTAAGTATCTCCTGGAAGCCTGGGACAAATACCACAACGTAATGGGATCAGAAAATGATCGGCCAGACCTTTTTGGGGACGAGCAGCTCTTCATGGTTCTGGAGTTTGAATTTGGAGGCAGTGACTTGGAGCGTATGAGAAACAGGTTCAGTTCAGTGGCATcagcaaaaagcattttgcacCAGGTCACTGCTTCCCTGGCTGTGGCAGAACAGGAACTGCACTTCGAGCACAGAGACTTGCACTGGGGGAATGTGCTGGTGAAGAAAACGGATGTAAAGGAGCTTAATTATGTGTTGAATGGGACAACGCACACAATCCCCACAGCAGGGATTCACGTCAACATCATAGATTATACCTTGTCTCGGCTGGAGAAGGATGGGTTAACTGTGTTTTGCGACCTTTCCACTGATAAAGAACTGTTTGAAGGCACAGGGGACTACCAGTGTGATATCTACAGGCAAATGAAAGCGGAGAACTCCAACAGCTGGACTGACTATCATCCACACAGCAACGTCCTCTGGCTGCACTACTTGTCAGATAAACTTTTGAAAGGCATGAGCTACAAGAAGAAGGAATCGGCTTCTGCcatgaggaaaataaagcagcagctcaATAAGTTCCACAAAGAAGTTCTGACCTTTGAGTCTGCCAATGAAGTTTTACAAAacagcagcctcttccagtga